In Pasteuria penetrans, the genomic stretch GGGGTACTTCGTTTTATGCCCTATTCGCAGGTCAAGAATGCTGTTTCGCGTGTATGTGCTAACCTTACCCAGTTGCAAACGATTATTCAACAATTACAGCAGCGGGAACAAATCAACTTTCAAACGACACAACGAAAGCAACAACAGGAATCAACGAACGTCCAATTGATTCAGCAACTCAATCAGATTGTGAGGAATTGCCAGATGGAATTAGGACAACTGTCGGTTTCAGGTCCCCAAATTCAACCACAACAACCCCAGCCACCGCAATCACAACCTTGGGGTTTACAACCACAACCCCCCCAACAGCAATCATGGAATCCGCAGCAGCAGGCGCAACAATCCTTTAGTCCTTCTACCCCCGGTCCCTCGTGCAGTGCGGGTGGTATGGTTTCCCCCCCTTCCTACGGTATACAGCCGTATTCACAATTTGGTCATCCACAGTATCCACAACAGGCATATGGTTCCCAGTCACCATCTTGGGGGGCACCTCAGCAGTCCTCTTACGGTGGGCAACAGTTCTCTGCCTCTGCGGCTGGGTATCCTATTGCTTATGGACCCCCCCCTTATTCCAACCCCATGGTCCAACCACAACAACAGGGGATTTTCCAGCAACCGTGTGGTCCAGAATCGAAGCCCCCGCTTCTACAATAGAGATACCCTACCTCTCTTACCAAAGCCACATCGCATGACCCCCCCCTGTTCCAGGGGGTTGGTTGTGTTCCTACACCAGCGTTTTTCTATAGCGAACCCTATTCCTTTCTTTCCGCGATTATTTTACTATTTCTTAAGCATCCCTCCCTCATCCCAACCCTATGTTCCCATCACAACAGCAGGATATTTTTCTGACAATCCCATGATCCGGAAGCAAGGCTCTCCCCCTTTCATAGTGAGGGGTACCCTATGTTTTCCGCCAGACGTATCGCATACTCCCTCCGTTCTCTCGTTCTAGGGGGGGTGTTATCCTCTAGGGTGCATTTTTTTCCTTAAAGCGTCCTCTGCATGCCTCATAAAGATGGGTGGCAGATGTGGCATCCTCCCATCCATCCATGTAAGTCATTTTTCCTTCTAGGTCCTTATACACCTGAAAAAAGTGCTCTATTTCCCTGCAGATGTGTTTAGGAACATGGGATAGGGCGCGAATCCCCTCAAAACGAGGGTCGTGGACGGGCACACCCAGCAGCTTTTCATCTTTTCCCTTTTCGTCGCGCATGTGTAAGACACCCACAATTCGGCTACGGATTTGGCATCCTGGGAATGTGGGACTGGTGACCATAACGAGTATATCCAATGGATCACCATCCTCCGCCAATGTACCGGGTATGAAGCCGTATTCGGCAGGGTAGTGCATGGGTGAATGTAGGACCCGGTCCAACCGGAGGGTTCCGTCCTCCGGTTGGTACTCGTACTTGTTTTGTGATCCCGTGGGGATTTCAATGAAGGCATCAACGATCAACGAAGGGGTCATAGGACTCATAAACTCCTTTTCTTCCAAAGAATGGACGGTAAGAGGGTGAGCGGTCTTCCGGGCGGTAGGACTGCAAAAGTCCCCAGCGGGATCCCTAAAATACCCGAAAACCCAATCTGAATTTTTTCATTGAGTATGTCGATCCACTAAAATAAAGGTACCTATCGCATGTATTGGTTAGAAAATAATGTGTTATGATTGTGCGATAGCAAATACCAGAACCAAAGCGGGCGTATCCAGAGGACGGGTCAAGTACTATCCATGCTTTCGACACGCCCTATGCCCCTACCATGGTGACGCATTTTTTGTTTCTTCATAAACTTTATGTAAAAGCACAGGGGAAAAAACTGTCCCCTGATCGGGAGGGAACAGTTTAGAATCCGCAGGGTATGACCGTCATAGGGGGGTGTTCCCCATAGAGATCCTGTCCCGCTGTCGTCTGTTGTCAGGGAAGGAGGAGGACTATTTTTTTACCAAAAAACCCTGTTCCATAGGATACCACGAACACGAACCGTGGCTATTCCCCAGACTTTTTGATAAAATCCTGGATGTAGTCTTTACTTCCCACTTTGATGGAGTCCGTAGGGCAACCTTCTTGTGCGTCACGTACTGAATCCATAAGTTCATCGGGTACAACAAACTTACCCGTGTTGTTGTCTGGGTGCACAAAAGCTATGCCGTCTGGGTCATAATCATATACATCAGGGGCCGCTGCACCACATGCTCCACACGCAATACAAGTCTCCTTGTCGACCCATGTATGCACGTTTTCCTTTTCGTCACCCATGATCTTGCCTCCTGTACAGGTTTTCGTAGAGGTACCAAAAAATCCTCCCCCACCCTTTGCTCCCATTGTAGAGGCACATTGCAACATTTGCAAGGGGGATTGCCTGGTGTGGGGGGTTGTTGTTTTTGCCTTTGGCTTTTTCGACATCGCTTGCTAGAATGATGAGGGCGAAAACATCTCTGGTTCTTGAATTATCCTATGGACTTATGGGTGGGGTTGTTCTGTTGTTAGGATGTGCATTTGCTAATTGGGTCATGAGGGAGGATAGAACGTTTGTTGGGAAAGCGGTACGCAACGGAGGATCCGTGGGTTCTGGTGGAAGGGGATGGTGTCTATGATAGAGCAATCCGACTCATTCAATGGGAATCGGCGATGGGTCCACTCCGATAGGGGTAAGGACACAGGGGTTCAAACTGACCCCGCGGAAGAGGAAGACATGCGCGCCGAGGGAGAGAGTGATCTTCTGCAGTTTCTTGTCGCTTCTTCTGTGACAGGCGGTTTATTTCTAGCTATTTTTGGTATATCTGCCGTGATACGTGGGTTAGGAATTTTTTAAAGAGTTATTCATTGCCACGGGAATGTCTGCCATGAAGACACTGCAGTAATAGAAAAAAGGTGGAATATTTCTTGAAAATTCATGAGCATCAAGCTAAATCACTGTTTGATCTCTATCATATTCCCGTTCCACGGGGTGGTGTAGTCCATTCCGTCAAAGAGGCGGTTACGCTGGCAAAGGGAATAAAAAGTAATGGATGGGTAGTAAAGGCGCAAATTCATGCTGGTGGCCGGGGCAAAGCGGGCGGAGTTCAGTTGGCCGGTGATTTGAACGCAGTAGAACGTCATGCGGAGAATTTGTTAGAGAGTCGATTGGTAACGCCGCAAACGGGACCTAAGGGTAGCCTTGTGCATTCGCTGCTGATTGAGGAGAGCTGTTCCATTGCTAGCGAGCATTATGTAAGTTTCCTTGTCGATCGCTCCAGCCAGCGAATTGCCTGTATAGCCTGTGCTGAAGGGGGGGGGGGATATTGAAGAAATTGCTGCTACTCGTCCGGAGTCCATTCATCGCGAATTTCTAGATCCTGCCTTCGGTTTACAGCCCTTTCAGGCGCGGAGGATTGCCTATGCATTGGGGGTGCCTGCCGCACAAATGCGCACAACCACTAAGGTTCTTCACCAACTCTATGAACTCTTTGCTGGCAAGGATTGTTCGCTTCTAGAAGTAAATCCTTTGGTGGTTACCCGACAGGATGAAATTTGGGCTCTGGATGGTAAGATGATTCTGGATGAAAGCGCATTGTTTCGTCATCCTGACGTGCTTGGGATGCGGGATTCCAATGAGGAAGATGAACGTGAACGGAAGGCACGGGAACAGGATCTCAGTTACGTAGCTTTAGAGGGGAGTATTGGTTGCATGGTGAATGGTGCTGGTTTGGCCATGGCAACCATGGATATTTTGCACCATTTTGGTGGCGAACCTGCTAACTTTCTCGATGTAGGGGGCGGTGCTACCACAGAACGCATTGCAGCGGCTTTCGAAATTTTGATGATGGATCAACGGGTGCAAGCGGTGTTCATCAATATCTTTGGTGGTATTGTCCGTTGTGATATTTTAGCAGAGGGTATTATACAGGCAGCAGCCAAGGTATCCCGTCTCTGCCCCCTCATCGTCCGCCTGGAGGGAACACGCGTAAAGGAGGGCCTTGCGATTCTACAAGCTACCCAATTGCCTATTGTCACGGCCACCTCAATGGATGAAGGTGCCAAACTAGCCGTCCAGGCGGCCAAGGGGAGTCGGACGCCAGACGGTACAAAACGGGGGAACAAAGCATGAGTATTTGGGTAGATTCTTCAACGCGTGTCGTTGTACAGGGCATGACAGGGGAAGCGGGTTGGTTTCACACGGAGCAGTCGGTGGCCTATGGTACCAAAGTGGTTGCCGGTGTTACGCCGGGTAAAGGGGGACAGGAGAAGGGTGGCATTCCGATTTTTCATACCATGAAGGAAGCCATGGTAGCTACCAAACCAACGGCTAGCATTATTTATGTTCCCCCCCCTTTTGCAGCTGATGCTATTTTGGAAGCAGCCGATGCGGAGATTCCCCTCGTTGTTTGTATCACGGAGGGCATTCCTGTGCTTGATATGGTACGGGTTTGCCAGCATCTCAGGAAAAGTGCCACACGGCTTATCGGTCCTAATTGTCCTGGTGTCATCACACCAGGTGCCTGCAAGTTGGGGATCATGCCTGGTTACATTCATACCCCGGGACGTGTTGGTGTTGTTTCACGGAGTGGTACATTGACTTATGAGGCGGTTCACCAGCTAACACAGTTGGGAATTGGTCAGTCCACAGCGGTCGGAATTGGGGGGGATCCTCTCATCGGTACACGTTTCATCGATTGCTTGATGGCTTTCGAGGCGGATCTCGATACGGAAGCCGTTGTGCTCATCGGGGAGATTGGTGGGTCCGACGAAGCAGAAGCGGCAACATGGATCCGGCAGCATATGAAGAAACCCGTGGTCGGCTTCATCGGCGGACAGACGGCACCGCCCGGAAAGCGTATGGGGCATGCTGGCGCCATTGTTTCTGGTGGGGAGGATACGGCGGCAGCGAAGATAGCTGTCCTTAAGGAATCCGGGGTCATGATAGCACCCACCCCAGCTATGATTGGACGAACGATGGAGGATACCTTGAGAGAGCGCGGTTTACTCGGTCGTTGCCAGGGGGTACTGTCCTAGGAGTTCTGGCATTTCCGTCGATTTTTTTGTTTCTCCTGTTTGCCACCCCCGTGTCAGGGAAAACGCCTTGCGTACATCCTCCCGATGACTTAGGATGGGGGGGTGAAGTGGGTTATGAACAGCGGTTTCTTGGTACCGCAGAGGGAGGACTTTGGTGAGGTATGGCTGATACACTTGTCATAGTGGAATCCCCTGCTAAAGCAAAAACAATCAGCAGATATCTAGGGAAACGGTTCATTGTGAGAGCTTCTATGGGTCACGTTCGTGATCTACCTAAGAGTCAGTTGGGTGTTGATGTGGGACAATCTTTTCAGCCTAAGTATATTACTGTACGTGGTAAGGGGGACGTTCTCCGTAAATTACGGGATGCGCGTAGGAAGGTGAAGCGTATCTATCTTGCGGCTGACCCGGATAGGGAGGGCGAGGCGATTGCCTGGCACTTAGCACATAGTTTGCGGTTGTCCCCTGATGAAAATTGCCGGGTCGTGTTTCATGAAATCACCAAACAGGCGATCAAGGAGGCTTTTGATCGACCACGGCCCATCAATATGAATTTAGTGAATGCACAGCAGGCGCGTCGTATCCTAGATCGGTTGGTGGGGTATGGTATCAGTCCACTTCTCTGGAAATCGGTTCGGCGTGGCCTGAGCGCGGGTCGTGTGCAATCCGTAGCCGTTAAGATCATTTTGGATCGCGAACAAGAGATTCGTATTTTTCAGCCCAAGGAGTATTGGACGATTACGGCTTCCCTGGAGAGCGGGGGTAAGGAATTTCTTGCTAAGTTCCAAGGTATTGGCAAGGATAAGCAGGAGCTATCCTGTGAGGAGGATGCCAAGGCGGTTTTGGCAAGAATGGAGAATCAACCGTTCCTTGTTCACTCTGTTGTTACGAGTCAACGAAAGCGGAACCCTGCACCCCCTTTCATTACGAGTACTCTCCAACAGGAGGCTGCGCGCAGGTTGGGTTTTCGGGCCCAGAAAACTATGGCAGTGGCCCAACAGCTATATGAAGGCGTTGAGATTGGTAAGGAAGGATCAACGGGTCTGATCACCTATATGCGGACCGATTCTCCGCGCATTTCGAGGGTAGCCCAAGAGGAAGCCAGTGATTATATTGTTGCTACCTATGGTAAGGAGTACATACCCCCTAAGCCTCGGGTTGATAAGCAACGTATTGGGGCCCAGGATGCGCATGAAGCGGTGCGACCTACTTCGGTGCTACGGACCCCCAGTGAGCTGCGACCGCATCTGACTCGTGATCAGATGCGGTTGTACCGTTTGATTTGGGAACGTTTTGTGGCCTCACAGATGTCTCATGCTGTGTTGGATGCCGTGGCCTGTGATATTTATGCGGGTGACGTTTGGTTTCGGGCTACGGGGTCCAAAATCAACTTTTTGGGTTTTATGCGTGTGTACGTAGAAAGCAGTGATGATGCAAGTGAGGAGAAGGAGACTTTTCTACCACCGCTGGAAAAAGGGCAGGTCTTGGGGGTAAAGGGAATAGAACCAAAGCAACATTTTACGCAACCACCGCCCCGCTATACAGAATCCCGCCTGGTTCGTGCACTGGAAGAAAAGGGGATTGGGCGTCCAAGTACGTATGCCCCCACATTGGAAACAATCCAGAAACGCGGATATGTACAACTAGAGGAGAAGCGTTTTTTCCCTTCGGAATTGGGCGAGATTGTTGTGACTATGATCGAGCGATT encodes the following:
- a CDS encoding inorganic diphosphatase, with the translated sequence MTPSLIVDAFIEIPTGSQNKYEYQPEDGTLRLDRVLHSPMHYPAEYGFIPGTLAEDGDPLDILVMVTSPTFPGCQIRSRIVGVLHMRDEKGKDEKLLGVPVHDPRFEGIRALSHVPKHICREIEHFFQVYKDLEGKMTYMDGWEDATSATHLYEACRGRFKEKNAP
- a CDS encoding ferredoxin yields the protein MGDEKENVHTWVDKETCIACGACGAAAPDVYDYDPDGIAFVHPDNNTGKFVVPDELMDSVRDAQEGCPTDSIKVGSKDYIQDFIKKSGE
- the sucD gene encoding succinate--CoA ligase subunit alpha, translating into MSIWVDSSTRVVVQGMTGEAGWFHTEQSVAYGTKVVAGVTPGKGGQEKGGIPIFHTMKEAMVATKPTASIIYVPPPFAADAILEAADAEIPLVVCITEGIPVLDMVRVCQHLRKSATRLIGPNCPGVITPGACKLGIMPGYIHTPGRVGVVSRSGTLTYEAVHQLTQLGIGQSTAVGIGGDPLIGTRFIDCLMAFEADLDTEAVVLIGEIGGSDEAEAATWIRQHMKKPVVGFIGGQTAPPGKRMGHAGAIVSGGEDTAAAKIAVLKESGVMIAPTPAMIGRTMEDTLRERGLLGRCQGVLS
- the topA gene encoding type I DNA topoisomerase; amino-acid sequence: MADTLVIVESPAKAKTISRYLGKRFIVRASMGHVRDLPKSQLGVDVGQSFQPKYITVRGKGDVLRKLRDARRKVKRIYLAADPDREGEAIAWHLAHSLRLSPDENCRVVFHEITKQAIKEAFDRPRPINMNLVNAQQARRILDRLVGYGISPLLWKSVRRGLSAGRVQSVAVKIILDREQEIRIFQPKEYWTITASLESGGKEFLAKFQGIGKDKQELSCEEDAKAVLARMENQPFLVHSVVTSQRKRNPAPPFITSTLQQEAARRLGFRAQKTMAVAQQLYEGVEIGKEGSTGLITYMRTDSPRISRVAQEEASDYIVATYGKEYIPPKPRVDKQRIGAQDAHEAVRPTSVLRTPSELRPHLTRDQMRLYRLIWERFVASQMSHAVLDAVACDIYAGDVWFRATGSKINFLGFMRVYVESSDDASEEKETFLPPLEKGQVLGVKGIEPKQHFTQPPPRYTESRLVRALEEKGIGRPSTYAPTLETIQKRGYVQLEEKRFFPSELGEIVVTMIERFFPEIINVEFTAQMESELDRVESGKENWVSILDSFYHPFHGKLGVAEREMESVELEDEISDEKCNLCELPMVYKFGRYGKFLACSGFPECRNTRTIAKSMGVQCPICEKGGIVERKSKKKRTFYGCDRYPECEYTSWEKPSRRPCPRCQGMMVEKRTKKFLSLSCIRAECSYQVKESL